One window of Phoenix dactylifera cultivar Barhee BC4 chromosome 5, palm_55x_up_171113_PBpolish2nd_filt_p, whole genome shotgun sequence genomic DNA carries:
- the LOC103711687 gene encoding coatomer subunit alpha-1-like — MLTKFETKSNRVKGLSFHSKRPWILASLHSGVIQLWDYRMGTLIDRFDEHDGPVRGVHFHKSQPLFVSGGDDYKIKVWNYKTHRCLFTLLGHLDYIRTVQFHDEYPWIVSASDDQTIRIWNWQSRTCISVLTGHNHYVMCALFHPKEDLVVSASLDQTVRVWDIGALRKKTVSPADDILRLSQMNTDLFGGVDAVVKYVLEGHDRGVNWASFHPSLPLIVSGADDRQLKLWRMNDTKAWEVDTLRGHMNNVSCVMFHAKQDIIVSNSEDKSIRIWDATKRTGIQTFRREHDRFWILAAHPEMNLLAAGHDSGMIVFKLERERPAFSVSGDTLYYVKDRFLRFHEFSSEKDNQVVPIRRLGSVNLNQGPRTLSYSPTENAVLLCSDVDGGSYELYIVPKDSAGRGDFMQEAKKGSGGSAVFVARNRFAVLDKSNNQALVKNLKNEIVKKSPLPIATDAIFYAGTGNLLCRAEDRVVIFDLQQRLVLGELQTPSVKYVVWSIDMESVALLSKHAIVIASKKLTHCCTLHETIRVKSGAWDENGVFIYTTLNHIKYCLPNGDSGIVRTLDVPIYLTKVSGSNIYCLDRDGKNRVMSIDATEYIFKLALLRKRYDHVMSMIRHSQLCGQAVIAYLQQKGFPEVALHFVKDERTRFNLALESGNIQIAVASAKDIDEKDYWYRLGIEALRQGNTSIMEYAYQRTKNFERLSFLYLVTGNMEKLSKMLRIAEIKNDVMGQFHNAMYLGDVRERVTILERAGHLPLAYVTAATHGLADVADRLAAELGDNVPSIPEGKVSSLLMPPQPLMCSGDWPLLRVMRGIFEGELDNIGSAGHEEEEANGADWGDEDLDIVDVDGVIQNGDIAAEVEDGEADEENDEEGGWDLEDLELPPDMETPKASTNARSPLFVAPTPGMPVSQIWIQKSSLAGEHVAAGNFDTAMRLLSRQLGIKNFGPLKPLFVDLYEGSHTYLRAFATAPVISIAVEKGWTESASPNVRGPPALVFKFSQMDEKLKAAYRVTTEGKFPEALRQFLSILHTIPLLVVDSRREVDEVKELIGIAREYVLGLKMEVKRKEIKDNAIRQQELACYFTNCKLQKIHMRLVLASAMSSCYRGGNFATASNFARMLLENSPTEAQVKKARQVLQACGDKKDTNQLNYDYRNPFVVCGATFVPIYCGQKDISCPYCGARFVPAIEGQICAVCELAVVGADASGLLCSPTQTR, encoded by the exons ATGCTGACCAAGTTCGAGACGAAAAGCAATCGGGTGAAGGGGCTGAGCTTCCACAGCAAGCGGCCATGGATCCTCGCCAGCCTCCACAGCGGCGTGATCCAGCTATGGGACTACCGGATGGGCACCCTCATCGACCGATTTGACGAGCACGACGGCCCTGTGCGCGGCGTTCACTTCCATAAATCTCAGCCCCTCTTCGTCTCCGGAG GTGATGATTACAAGATCAAGGTCTGGAATTACAAGACCCATCGGTGCCTATTTACGCTTCTTGGGCATCTCGATTACATTCGGACAGTCCAATTTCATGATGAGTATCCATGGATTGTTAGTGCTAGTGATGATCAAACTATTAGAATCTGGAACTGGCAGTCTCGCACCTGCATTTCAGTATTAACAGGGCACAACCACTATGTCATGTGTGCCTTGTTCCATCCAAAGGAGGACCTGGTTGTATCTGCTTCCCTGGATCAGACGGTCCGGGTCTGGGATATTGGTGCGCTGAGGAAGAAGACGGTGTCACCAGCTGATGACATCTTGCGCCTGAGCCAGATGAACACTGATCTGTTTGGTGGAGTTGATGCTGTTGTCAAGTATGTCTTGGAAGGTCATGATCGTGGAGTCAACTGGGCGTCATTTCATCCTAGTCTGCCTCTTATCGTGTCTGGAGCAGATGATCGACAGTTGAAACTATGGCGAATGAATG ATACCaaggcttgggaagtggacacATTGAGAGGGCACATGAATAATGTCTCTTGTGTAATGTTCCACGCAAAGCAGGATATTATTGTGTCAAACTCAGAGGACAAAAGCATACGCATTTGGGATGCTACGAAGCGCACTGGTATTCAGACATTTCGCCGTGAACATGACCGCTTCTGGATTCTTGCTGCACATCCAGAAATGAACCTTCTTGCAGCTGGTCATGACAGCGGTATGATTGTTTTTAAATTGGAGAGAGAGCGCCCTGCTTTCTCTGTGAGTGGAGATACTCTCTACTATGTAAAAGATCGGTTTTTGCGGTTCCATGAGTTTTCATCCGAAAAGGATAATCAAGTGGTTCCAATTAGAAGGCTTGGTTCTGTCAACTTGAATCAGGGACCCAGAACGCTGTCTTACAGCCCCACAGAGAATGCTGTCTTGCTCTGCTCTGATGTGGATGGGGGATCATATGAACTCTATATTGTTCCCAAGGATTCTGCTGGAAGGGGTGATTTTATGCAGGAAGCAAAGAAGGGATCCGGGGGCTCAGCTGTTTTTGTAGCTCGCAACAGGTTTGCAGTTCTCGACAAGAGTAACAATCAAGCATTGGTGAAGAACCTTAAGAATGAGATtgttaagaagagtcctcttCCTATTGCTACAGATGCAATATTTTATGCCGGGACGGGCAATCTGTTGTGTAGGGCTGAGGATAGGGTGGTCATCTTTGATCTCCAGCAGAGGCTTGTTCTTGGGGAACTTCAGACCCCATCTGTCAAATATGTTGTTTGGTCAATTGACATGGAGTCTGTTGCCTTGTTGAGCAAACATGCTATAGTCATTGCTAGCAAGAAACTTACGCACTGCTGCACGCTTCATGAGACCATCCGTGTCAAAAGTGGTGCCTGGGATGAGAATGGCGTCTTTATTTATACAACCTTGAACCATATTAAGTACTGCCTTCCTAATGGGGACAGTGGAATTGTGAGAACCCTTGATGTTCCTATTTACCTAACCAAGGTTTCTGGTAGCAATATCTATTGCTTGGATCGTGACGGGAAGAATCGGGTTATGTCAATTGATGCTACAGAATACATTTTCAAGCTTGCCCTTTTGCGAAAAAGATATGACCATGTGATGAGCATGATCAGGCATTCACAGCTCTGCGGACAGGCTGTGATCGCATATCTGCAACAGAAAGGTTTCCCTGAAGTAGCTCTCCATTTTGTCAAAGATGAGAGGACCCGGTTCAACCTGGCTCTTGAGAGTGGCAACATCCAGATTGCCGTTGCTTCAGCAAAGGATATAGATGAGAAGGACTACTGGTACAGGTTGGGCATTGAGGCTCTCCGACAGGGAAACACCAGTATTATGGAATATGCGTACCAGAGGACTAAAAACTTCGAGAGGCTATCTTTTCTCTATCTTGTAACAGGGAACATGGAAAAACTGTCCAAAATGTTGAGGATAGCcgagattaaaaatgatgtgatggGCCAGTTCCACAATGCCATGTATCTCGGTGACGTACGCGAACGTGTCACGATCTTGGAGAGAGCTGGCCATTTGCCTCTTGCATATGTCACAGCTGCCACTCATGGGCTTGCTGATGTTGCTGACAGGCTTGCAGCTGAATTGGGAGATAATGTTCCTTCTATACCTGAAGGAAAAGTCAGTTCTCTTCTGATGCCACCTCAGCCACTCATGTGCAGTGGTGATTGGCCATTGTTAAGGGTGATGCGAGGTATTTTTGAAGGCGAGTTGGATAATATTGGGAGTGCAGGACATGAGGAGGAAGAAGCTAACGGTGCGGACTGGGGTGATGAGGATTTGGATATTGTTGATGTTGATGGCGTAATTCAGAATGGCGATATAGCAGCCGAAGTTGAGGATGGTGAAGCAGATGAAGAGAATGATGAGGAAGGAGGTTGGGACCTTGAAGATTTGGAATTACCACCAGATATGGAAACACCAAAAGCTAGCACCAATGCTCGTTCACCTTTGTTTGTCGCTCCCACACCAGGCATGCCGGTAAGCCAAATTTGGATTCAGAAATCCTCTCTGGCAGGGGAGCATGTGGCAGCTGGAAATTTCGACACTGCCATGCGCCTGCTTAGCCGGCAACTGGGCATAAAGAACTTTGGTCCCTTAAAGCCGTTGTTTGTGGATCTTTACGAAGGTAGCCACACATATCTTCGTGCTTTCGCTACAGCACCAGTGATATCAATTGCTGTTGAGAAGGGTTGGACTGAGTCTGCCAGTCCTAACGTCAGGGGCCCACCAGCGCTTGTTTTTAAGTTTTCACAGATGGATGAGAAGCTTAAGGCTGCGTACCGAGTCACAACAGAGGGAAAGTTTCCAGAGGCTTTGCGTCAATTTCTCAGTATCCTGCACACTATCCCCCTTTTGGTGGTGGACTCGAGGAGGGAAGTTGATGAAGTGAAGGAGCTTATTGGGATAGCGAGAGAGTATGTCCTGGGCTTGAAGATGGAAgtgaaaagaaaggaaatcaaggaCAATGCAATTCGTCAGCAGGAGTTGGCATGCTACTTCACCAACTGTAAGCTTCAAAAGATTCACATGAGACTCGTGCTTGCAAGCGCAATGAGTAGCTGCTACAGGGGAGGGAACTTTGCTACAGCATCCAATTTTGCTAGGATGCTTCTGGAGAACAGTCCTACTGAAGCCCAAGTGAAGAAGGCTAGGCAGGTGTTGCAGGCTTGCGGTGATAAAAAGGATACCAACCAGCTGAATTATGATTACAGGAATCCATTCGTAGTTTGTGGGGCTACTTTTGTTCCAATCTACTGCGGGCAGAAGGATATTTCCTGCCCGTATTGTGGGGCTCGCTTTGTGCCAGCCATAGAGGGGCAGATTTGTGCTGTTTGTGAGCTTGCGGTGGTGGGTGCAGATGCATCAGGTCTGCTCTGTTCTCCCACACAGACAAGATAA